TATCTATGATTATATCCAACAATGATTTCAAACATATATCTTTGGATTGAATTTAATACAATCATATATCTACAAAGGTAAACAATATGACAGCTGAAATGACTAGAATACCTGTAGACCAGCCCATCCTTTCTGAATATCATCTTGTGTGGAGTCAGATTCGTTCACCCATCCCCATAATATTCTCCTGTTTTTGGCATTTTCAAAAAATGACTTGGAAGCATAGAATTTACCATAGTCATACCTCAAGTCTGAACTAGTCCCTGTAAACCTGACATCAGGAATGAAGTTTCCCTGATCAGATGCATAGTTACCAAGAAAATAGTAATCATGCTGCTTGCGTAGGTAGCTTATCTTCAAGACATGTCTGACACTTGGATTTTGCGCAGAAGTTTCCACCCCATCTGTGCTGCCATTGATGTACACAGGAAAAAAGTCTGGACACTCACAAACCCCAGTATTTTGTGATGCATAAAAGGGATTAGGATCCACTTTCCAATTAACAAAATCCTTACTTTGGTAGAGAATTGCCTTCCCTTCATCACCATTTTGGGCACCAACTACTACCCTCCATTTCCCATCCTTTCCCTGCCAAGCAGTTGAAGGGTCTCTGAAATTATCAACTTCAACTCCTCTTGGTGGAGTCATCACAGGGTTCTGAGAGTGTTTTATCCATTCCCTTAAGAAGGTGTCAGATAGATTCCTCGGCACAGCTAAGTTCTGAACTTGATGTTTCTTATCATCAATTCCCGTGTACAAAATCATAGGCTCTTCTTTCCCAGGGATTATAGTGGCTGAGCCTGACCAACAGCTATTAATATCATATGGTCCACTTGGTTCAATAGCATTATTCAGATGAATCCAATTGATGAGATCATAGGATACTGAGTGACCCCACACAATCCTATCACCAAAGGTTGCTGCTTCAGGGTTATGCTGATAGAAAAGGTGGTAAACACCTTTGTAGTACATAGGCCCTGAGAGATTCAATCAACATTAACGCCAGATATCTACAGAAGAAGTAAGTTCTGGGAGAAACTAGAAGAAGACTTCTACAGAAGTTAAGCGCataagttgattttaatttacttattttgtTCCGTAAGTTCTTATAGTGAAGTCTATTTAAACAGATTCTTAAGAGGTCAAAGAACAATTTGGTCCAATTTCACAAAGATATGGATGATGATATGGGGAGATGTATGAACAACAGATAGTTCTATAAATTCAAGAGCTTACCATTGGGATCTGCAAAATGAAGACATCCATGTCCAATTATGTCCGCAGAAACATGTCGAATGACAAAAGAAAAGGATTAGATTTATCAATGGCTCAAAAAAAGAAACAGAATTGAACAGATAAACTTGTATTCCTACGAAGTATTAATGTTGAAATACTAAAATTGGATCCACAAAACTTGGAGGGGATAACAATACCGTTCATCCAATTTTCTTGGGGCTGAAAGTGATAAGAAGTTCTATAAGGTTGCTTTGCAGTTGCTCTAGAATTGATGCTATGTGTGGAGAATGCTTGAATTCCATTTCCACTGTTGAGCAGAAaagaaacaacaacaaataacagTAGCTCTGCAATGATCTTCATGATGCAAGCATGAGGGAGAAGGAGAATGTCAAAAGAGCAAAAGGCCTAACTATGAGTTTTAGTTTGATGAAGTACTTTATATATACACAAGAAAAGGACTATTATATTCACTGTGATCTGTCACTTTGTTGAAAGAGACAAATCCAAAACCAATCAGGTTTTTAAATACACATCAGCTTGAGATAGATTCCAACCTGAAGTTATCTGGGTTACTAGTTAGGCATTCATTGGAGTCTtgaatttcataatataaaatatcaatcCATCCTATATgcttttagaatttaaaaatatatcatatgaGTTTTCTATGATGACTCATGTATAATGGGTTTTTCTTTATAGGAAATTATATGCTTTTTCACCATTTATTGCTTATTTAATAGCAATGGTTTTCTTATcataaaatatgagaaaatgTCTAATTCACTCTTTATTGTTGACTTTTGGAGTAAGTATGATCAAAGTTATGTTTTAATTGGTTAAGAGTGGAATAGTGAGggtgaaaagaaattaaactcTTATCAGATTCTCTCCAATTTTTGGTGATAAAGCAAAAAGGGACTGATTTATTGGAAACTCGTATCAGACAAGACAGGGACAAATCACAGACTTCATCGTGCATCCATGCATGCATATGCTTATGTTGTGGCTGAAACTATATCAAGAGAGTTTGGCATGTGAAAATCACCAATGTTCATTGCCCAGCAAATTAGTGAAATGATGATACTATGGATAACACAGTGAAAGGTGTGGCCAAATCCATTAACACGTGCTATGTTAGATATAGTGCTCTCTTTCTCATAGTTGTTTTCTTCCTACAACACAGTAAAAATAGAATACAACTTTTCAAAAGTTAACATGTGTTTGTTTCATGTATGAgtattgttatttaatattgtGGTTGTCTTGGCACAACTcttctttttagtattttatcaTCTGGGTTGAGACAGAAGTAAACCAGTTTTTTCTGTCTGTTAAGAAAATTACTTAACAATTACCCCTCAAATCAACTCCTACTTGACAACGAAAAAACTAGATTCTTACCTAATAACTTTAAAACTAACTTAaccttacaaaattaatttgtaaaataatatttatattgaaaattgtCTTTATTTCTCATAGATATGcactactaaaaaaaattggcagaaaatatacaattttttagtAGTGATAGgatttcaaattcataaaatatatatctattttctGACATATATCTATTCAACTGtataagagattgacaccaTTCTCTACCCAAAAACTTAagacaatgggttaatgggtctttcatctttatatagtactctattttctcatttctatcaaaTGTAGGACTTAGACTCACGCTTGGATTCCCAACGCCTACTCAACCAAACTTCCTACTTGCTCTATTGGGCTTTTCGGGCTCTCCACCGAGCTTATTGTCGAGCTATCTACACACTCCTCCAAGTTCTCCATAAAACTATCCAGTAAAACCTCCACCATGTTGTCAAGAGACCTCCACAGGTTGTCCAAGCTTGCTTTTCCCCTCTTCAGGGCTATTCAGTCGTCTGGCCGacctgtaacatcccaaaaaattcaccctaaaaacaaataaatttttgaaaacttaaatgttgtaataatacatAACATCCCGAGCATAAACTAAAATCTATACATCAGTCTTAAGCTCAAACGCAACAGCAAAGATAaccttgaatccttctaattcgatcttccatctcttcctccatttgCACAGGATTACGTGACAATCCTTcaactgctcccgtataacatcacacattatacgatcatcgcattcacatgcacaaacaagcaaagtaagggtgagctaacctgaaacacatcatttataaaacatgcatagttatttcaatacaaatatcatataataattaagtccGACATCCTCAAACCAAcgtaccacaattcctgttGGACACTTATTCCATAGTACCTAATAATCAACCCAATACACAATAAActctcatccggatgatacgttgatgagcaaATCAACGGAAGGTTCCCCACTTGTGATTTCATTCTTAGTCTCCTCAATATGTCCACAATCAACCACAGATCAAGACATCCTACTACAGTACCCTCAACCTCAATACATACCCAGATATCATAACATTACTGaatcaaaagataaaacaaCGAACTTATATTACATCGGATACTGTTTACACGAacattaagattgatcacttaagCTAGAAACTGAGCATCAAACGCTATTATACCGAATACCATTAGGACGAATACCAAAAGATCAAACGCTAATTAAGATCAAGTACTTAGACTTCACGTTAAGACAGTGTACTCTACtagaacaattactattatttcgaACACTATTCGAACGAttgctcaaagatcaaatctcgcacaccacagattaagtaccattcggacgaacacttaattgatcactttactgaATTTAATTCTATCTGAGAGTAACCTCATCGAGACCGGATGTTCCCTACGTACAACCACTAACTATTAATGATCCTTACCTAAGACAGGCATCATCCGACCCGAGCactacctatgaatgatcactTCTTGAATCATGTATCATCAcgactaatcactatttatcAATCGATCGATACCTCAACGACTATCAAGGCCGGTCACTCCCTATAAATGATTACAAcctcagagcaacatcaccaataaagatcattcccTAAGAACCATCGCTACGAGACAGAACACTATAATAAGGAACGCTTGAGTCTGGGTTAAATGCCTAGAGTACTCTGCTGAACACCTCagtactgaccgaacgtaatcaaactaaacctcaggttaccaaattaagatcggacgctagctacctcagatccactaacatcaagatcaactgtTATCTAATAACGCTCGCTAcctgaaaataaataacaccaagaccgaacgtcactagtaagaacgctcgttactacctatagacccaacaagttttactccCCGTCTCTCTCGAAGAAGTATTCCAAATCCAACTTTATCTACACTACCATCTCTCTTGTATCCGTACGACCATCACGGTTagaaaccacagccacaacatTCAAGATGAATAACCAGAATTATCACACTATAAACCCACTACAAATACTATAACAATTCCCATGATAAATCGACTCACATGACACTgcagactagtctttcataaactgatatcgtttacttgtaattcgtcgtcataacctgctctcaataacaggcgacccgagccgtcatccatcgcgacttcagacctatctccccgactcctcaaggactaacgagtaaaaacatcgatactacgcgtaacgatgcactatactcaacacgagccgaagtcattgggcgagacattcacctcctcgcgcagaagaaggtgacactcgaatctccgtctcacgcgtgagactagcaAAATGCTAAAAAGACCGACGGAGTTACAAgcaaataacatagtgtatgtaccacctccaacagaataaacgtgctcaatcacgaagtcatacatattctcattaatatgtataactaaaccaatagaataaacgtgctcaatcacgaagtcatacatattctcaataatatgtataactaaaccaatattggatcaaggaaataaccaacaattctcaataattgcttCAAAATACACCCACGGATTTATGCATtattgccgaacgctattttcaaCTCTGATGCTGTCTGAACGAACGTTCTGGAATCAATCCTCATcataggccgaacgctcacaaaccaaggccgaacgctcacaaaaccaaggacgaacgctcacaaaaccaaggacgaacgctcacaacaccaaggacgaacgctcacaaaaccaaggacgaacgctcacaacaccaaggacgaacgctcacaaaaccaaggacgaacgctcacaacaccaaggacgaacgctcacaaaaccaaggacgaacgctcacaacaccaaggacgaacgctcacataaccaaggacgaacgcttaaagATCAAGCATCctcaaagaacgaacgttcgttaacCCAtagtatgaccgaacgctcattacaTCCTATGGACGTTTGTCTTGAgaccaaggccgaacgttcaagattacTCCACCAAAACACTAAgttacggacgaacgctcattaatGTACTGTTTAAATACGATTTGGACGAGTGTCCCATATATtatgacgaacgaacgcggacgttcgttcagaaccgaacgctcaccaCTGagcaatttggacgaacgtccaatttcaccagaattggacgaacgtgaggccgaccactatttggtcgaggactgttgggacgaacgtccaattttgactcaccaaaattggacgaacgcgcattctgcagaattttgcagCGTCAGATTTGGAGAAACCCCAAATtcaaccccttcttcccagattttacCCAGATTTGCAGCAAACACTAATATCTcaaaaattaaggaaataaatcaagctccccttacctcttgaagacttccttgtaTGTTTTGGGATCAATCTCCTCCTAGACGTGCAGATCAAGATCTCCTAGCAACTTCAACAGCTCTCCACTTCCTCTCCCAGATCTTGGTGCAAGAACTCCACCCTTACAAGATACTCAACCCAGATCCTCCTCTCAGCTCTTCTAAAATTGGTACTGCTTCCCTTGGGTGCTCCTGGACGGTTGCAAAAGGGAAGAAAGGATTTCCTTCCTCTGGGTTGTTCTCCCCTTGTGGTAAGCATACACCGAAGCACTAAGTTTTGGAATAAAGGAGAGGACTTCCGAAAGCATCCAGCAACAGCGTGAAGAAAGCTTCACGGCCTTCACAAGAAATTATAGTTTGGAAGCAAAGAAGAGAAGTCCAGCACACCAGCAGCTGTAACCGTGAATGAAGAAGTACATGGCCATGGCATCAGAGAGTAGATGCCCCTACTGAGACCATTCCCCCCTACTTCTCCCATTCCTATCATTGCACTTCAATAATGCACTCCCAATAGTCaaagaggtgggtgaccaccatgtGCCCACCATGTCCCCTACCATCTAAAAATACAGGTCTTACACGACCTCTTCGTGATAGTCGATTGCCTCACCGAGTTCCCCTTACTACCCGACTATTTTGCCAAGTTCACTGCAAATGTAGCAATCTTGGTCATCGTTTGCTCTTCCTCCATCGATGGTTCTTAGTATCCATTCTTCACTACATCCCACACGTCTTGGGATCCAAGAAGAGCTTTCATTTGTTGACtccaattatcataattaacTTTCTTTGATAATTGTGGGAGGGACATACCATTTACTAGATTTTCCATCTCTCTCCCTCTCTGTTTTTCTCAAACACTCAAGCACATTGtttcactctctttttttctctcactcgGACACAAAGGCATAAAGCTTTAATGccaatttataaaatagaaaatgtggCACACACACACTCTATAATTGCATTATGTAATTTTGTACATATTATTGATGAATGTCACAATCCTTAAATAGTCGCAAGACTAGGAGATAAAACAACAATACTAATGTGCCcagtataataataaatggctgactataaaaacaataacaagaaCTAGAGTTAAAAATAGTAACAGGTGTTGGGTataaacaaagtcccacatcggataaaataagagatgaatatgagtttatatacacataagacaCCTTCATTGGTAAGAGGCTTTTTGGAGTGGTatcaaaagcaaatccgtgaggacTTAGCCCAAAACGAataatatcttaccagtgtggagatctatgcgtgtgtgtgtgtgttgaacctcTCTACAACAGGAATTGAATCTTTAAACTTTGATGCGAAAAATGTTCATTCAAAACTTTTGATACATTTTGGtctccaaactttaaaaatgaatggatGTGGTGTTTTTAACCGAATTATGTTAAACTTTTTTGTGTGTCAAATGCATTTCTTAGTTGATATTGAAACAATAATGTGTCAAATaagataaacttaaatattagtATGAAACACATTTAACAAGTTTAGAGAATATTAATGTAATTGGGTTAAAAGgattatatctattattttttaagtttaaaaactataatatcTCAAAGTTTCATATAAAactaaattctaattttatgtaaaaattcaaaaattaaaaatatatttaaccatactttttaaataactgTGAAATTATtggtttaaatattttgaagctGGTAATTAGAAATGAGAGTAGCGACCAATAATACAAAAATCAGATAGCATGGCTGTTGGAATTTAAGAGTATTAGAGACAGTTTTcagattcatgaagagttacaatattcatgaagagttacaaccattcatgaaaagttataATCAAGAAATGTAACTAGTCAGAAAAGTTgttattcatgaagagttacaaccattcatgaaaagttacaatCAAGAAATGTAACTAATTAGAATCTGATATCTCTTGGATTTGAAAGATGTTTGATCAACATCTATATAAAGGGATCTTATGCTCTACTGAAATTGAATTCGCTCATTCTCTTAACACACAAATCAATTCCTGAGTATCATATTCTTGTTTAACATTAATACTAAGAGTGAGTATCATCgttgtatttcttctttgtatctCAAAAGCGGATTTCGTGGTCCCCTTCACTCTTATAAGGGACGAAATATTGCTTTTAGGAAAGTGTGTATTCACGCCTAGAAGAATATATCAAGTCTACAttgttgttcatcttgtttCCCTAAGTTATTGGAAAATTGTTCCAACAGTCTAAAAGCAATATTTTCTCTAAGATGACAACAATTCGTGAGATGTGTGCAAACTTTCACAAATTAGACAAGTTTGAAGGCGTTGGTTTCTGACGATGGCAAAAGAAGATGCATTTCCTTCTCTCGGCTCTAAACGTGGCATATTTTCTAAGTTCTCCCCAACCCAAAGAAAGCGAAAACGAGACATTGGAGGAACAACGAAAAAGGAACAAATGGGAGAATGATGATTATGTTTGTCGTGGTCACATTCTGAACGGTATGTCTGATCCTTTATTTGACATGTATCAACAAAGAATCCTAGGAAGTTTCAAGCAACATAATATTGCAATGGATGAGACATTCATTGTTTCTTCTATAATTGACAAACTACCACCAAATTGGAAAGATGTTAGAAATTCtctaaaacataataaagatgATATGAATGTTGAACAATTGGCTGCTCATCTTCGGATAGAAGAAGGGATCCGTCTGCAAGATGGTCAAAAGGATTCCAATCATCCTAATTCTTCTACTGTTAATATGATGGAAGatgaataaacaaaaacaataccAAATAACAAGAAAAGGCCTCATAATTTTCATAAAGGAAAGATGAACAAAAAGCCAAATTTTGGTAAAGAAAGTCAACAAGCAAATTGTTGGGAATGTGGCAAGCCTGGTCATTTAAAGAGGGATTGCACAATCTGGAAAAGGAAGATGGCCAAGAATGGCGGTAAACAAGGTCAAGGCGAGTCTAGCCAAGGCCAACTGAAAAAAGGTAATTGTACACAAATTGcacataattttgttttgaattttgtggAGATGGTTTCTGAAATCTTCTGTGTGCAGACTGATGATTCATGGTGGATCGATTCAGGGGCTTCAAGACATGTTTGTAAAGAACATTGTTTATTCAAAACTTTTAAAGATGACAATGGAGAAGTTCTTTACATGGGAAATGATTCTATGGCTAAAGTCCTCGGTGTTGGACAAGTAGAATTATTACTTAGTTCTGGAAAATCACTTGTTTTAAGAGATGTTTTATATGCTCCAGAATTAAGAAGAAATTTAGTGTCTGGATTAATCTTGAATCGGTTGAGATTTAAATTGGTATTTGAATCTGATAAATTCATATTATCCAAGGGTGGTGTATTTGTTGGACTAGGATATCTTTGTAATAATATGTTCAAACTAAGTGTAATAAATAATGTGAAAGACTCTGTTTATGTTGTGAATCATGATTCTTCTTTATGGCATTTTCGTCTTGGGCatgttaattatagtaaatttgATGACAACGGTAATGGTGTCATAATATgcttatatgttgatgatatgctAATTTTTGGAACAAATTTAGATCAAGTTAATTTGACCAAAACATTTCTATCATCTTATTTCTCTATGAAGGATATGGGAGAAGCAAAAGTTATATTGGGTATAAAGattaagagagaaaatgagaaattaattttgtctcAATCTCATTACATTGAGAAAATTCTCAAGAAATTCAACAATTATGAATGCTTTCTTGCTTCAATCCCTATGGATCCTAGTTTAAAGATATTACCTAATGGTGGTAAAGCAGTTTCACAACTGGAATATGCAAGGGTAATAGGATGTTTAATGTATTTGCAATGACAAGTACAAGGCCAGATATTGCTTTTGCAGTAAGCAAATTGAGTATATATACTAGTAACCCTAGTCTATCACATTGGCAAGCAGTACGTCGAGTACTtaagtatttaaagaaaattattaattatggatTAACATATAGTGGTTATCCTTCAGTTATGGAAGGATATTCTGATGTAAGTTGGATTACAAATGCAGAAGATCACTCTTCAACTAGTGGTTGGATTTTCCTCCTTAGGGGAGGTGCAATTTCTTGGTCGTCCAAGAAACAAACTTGAATTACAGATTCCACTATGGCTTCAGAGTTTATAGCTCTAGCCTCGGCAGGAAAGGAAGCCGAATGGTTGAGGAATCTCATGTTCGAGATATCATTATTACCAAAACCAAAAACCAATATCACCAATAGCAATACATTGTGACAATGTTGCAACATTGACAAAGGCTTATAGTCAAATATACAATGGCAAATCAAGACATATTGCTGTGAGACATAGTTATGTCCAAGGACTCATCAAAGATGGAATTATTACAGTGGATTTCGTACGAACGAAGTTTAATTTGGCTGATGGATTTACTAAGGCATTGGCTAAAGATTCCATTTCCAGAATGACAATTGGAATAGGAATAGAGCCCACAATTAATCACAAGTAAGGGAATCTTAACTTAACGCTTAATATGACATTGAGTCTTAAGTTCAATAAGATTAAATCTCTTATTTGATTATTGAAAgcacaaataattatttcaagagTGCTTTAGATCTGTGATGCTTAGGAGGTTGAGTAATTCTTAATTGGTTTcttgaatttatgttttgtcACAGAAACATGTTTACCTAAGAAATCAACCTATGTAAGTGCGAAGTTTGGCCGCTTCAAGAAGTCAAGGAGGCATGACTTTGTTGCACTTATGAATAGATATGGACGCATGGCCCTATTGTGTCAAGTATAACAAGAATATGTAATTTATCTTATATGTAGAGTATCTTCAAGATTTCATTATGTATTATGTTGGTTCAATCGTTTCGACACCAATAAAATTCGAATTCCTGGAATGTGTATTCTGCTAAGTGAAAGTTCAAGTCTATGTACACTTTCATTTATGTGTAAGattacaattattaaattgatgtttgtgTTAAGTAATTATACAATACTCTCAAATGGTGAAGGATTGTTGGAATTTAAGAGTATTAGAGACAGTTTTCAGATTTATGAAAAGTTACaatattcatgaagagttacaaccattcatgaaaagttacaatTAAGAAATGTAACTAGTCAGAAAAGTTGTTattcatgaaaagttacaatCAAGAAATGTAACTAATCAGAATCTGGTATCTCTTGGATTTGACAGATGCCTGATCAACATCTATATAAAGGGATTTGTGCTCTACTGAAATTGAATTCGCTCATTCTCTTAACACACAAATCAATTCCTGAGTATCATATTCTTGTTTAACGTTAATACTAAGAGTGAGTATCATCgttgtatttcttctttgtatctTAAAAGCGGATTTCGTGGTCCCCTTCACTCTTATAAGGGACGAAATATTGCTTTTAGAAAAGTGTGTATTCACGCTAGAAGATTATATCAAGTCTACATTGTTGTTCATCTTATTTTCCTAAGTTATTGGAAAATTGTTCCAACAATGGCAGTGCACAGTTGGCTTGCATGTGATTGGGAAAATGTCATgatctatatattataatttgtgagGTTATATGGTGAAGCTTTTcctaaacaaatattttttgcGTTCATTATCTATCACGTGAAAGATGACTTAGACAAAGACCCATAATATGAGTTCTAATGGAAAATATTAAAAGGAATTTAAAATCCAAGTCTTCtgagaaatatttttcttttggctAATTCCTAAGACAAAACCGAATGATTGCAAGTGGCCATCTGTTTGATTGATTTGCATGAAGTGAAAGATCAAGACAACCCAAcactatttgttttatatttgatttcaaaactGGTTATGGAACAACTTGccttatataatttatattcatttattattgaATTGAACTACTTGTATTTCCCTTTATTAAACAAATGTAAATATTAGTTTAGTCATTATTCCTAGAattattgaaatgaaaatatgataataaaaaaaatgcagagAAATAATTCCTCGAGCCACCACAATCAGTCTTTGAGTATTCGAGCCTTATATCTTAAGTTTGAGCACGATTTATAGTTCTTGACTTATATGTTTGAGAATAAGGTGATTTTCCATAAGTTTGTTTCATTAGTTGAGGATAAATTAAGTATAGGTTGGGtttgtcatttttcttatttaatttaatccaaaattttgataaaaacatttaatttaaatataaatttaacttgatatcaattttatcattatagATAGAGTTAaatggaaggaaaaaaaaatataaaacttaaattacgctatatatttaaaaataaatatttaaaaattaacaaacttactgtaaatataatttcatgTAATGCAAAATATTctctattaattaaaaatggttttataactaatataaaattataagaacttGTGCTTTTATACTGTAAATacatctataaaataatttataagtgataattatatttaagttatgttaattttttaatgacatGATTAATTTAATACGTGTGTTTCACAcgatatatctatatatatatatatttgatttgcaattttatttttaagtgttttttttaagtttaaccatttttaattaaaaattatctacaaaataaatacaaactatatataataaaacttataaaaatcatttatatttaattttataaatataataataacaataataataatttcattatccTT
This window of the Vigna angularis cultivar LongXiaoDou No.4 chromosome 7, ASM1680809v1, whole genome shotgun sequence genome carries:
- the LOC108337328 gene encoding beta-fructofuranosidase, insoluble isoenzyme CWINV1; its protein translation is MYYKGVYHLFYQHNPEAATFGDRIVWGHSVSYDLINWIHLNNAIEPSGPYDINSCWSGSATIIPGKEEPMILYTGIDDKKHQVQNLAVPRNLSDTFLREWIKHSQNPVMTPPRGVEVDNFRDPSTAWQGKDGKWRVVVGAQNGDEGKAILYQSKDFVNWKVDPNPFYASQNTGVCECPDFFPVYINGSTDGVETSAQNPSVRHVLKISYLRKQHDYYFLGNYASDQGNFIPDVRFTGTSSDLRYDYGKFYASKSFFENAKNRRILWGWVNESDSTQDDIQKGWAGLQTIPRQVWLDKSGKRLVQWPLEEVEQLRGKHIRITRENLEHGSNLEVSGITASQADVEVLFELPELEKAEFLDPNGVDPQLLCSQEYAARSGTIGPFGLLALASKDLKEHTAVFFRIYRASNGYVCLMCSDQSRSSLRHDLDKTTYGSILDIDPNLKTISLRSLIDHSIVESFGDGGRVCITSRVYPSLAIDKDAHLYVFNYGSQSLVVSELNAWSMKQAEIGYEGNISYT